Within Bacillota bacterium, the genomic segment CGGCAACCTGGGCGTGGCGCTGGGCCCGCTGGCGGTCTCGCTGGTGGTGCTGCGCACGGGGCTGCACGGGCTGGTGGGCTTCCTGGTGCTGGCGGCGGCGGCGTTCCTCCTGGCCGGCTCGGTCCTCCCCTGGTACGGCGGCCTCCTGCGCCACGAGCAGGCCTCGCCGACGCGGAGTCGCGGGCGCAACCGGCCCTGGGCGCTGGCGCTCCTGGTGCTGGTGGTGCTGGCGCGCTCGCTCACCCAGGTGGGCGTCTCCGGCTACCTGCCCTTCCTCTACCAGCAGCGCCACGTGCCGCTGGCCCGGGGCGAGCTGCTCACCTTCGTCTTCCTGCTGGCGGGCGCGGCGGGCACCTACCTGGGCGGCCTCCTCTCCGACCGCATCGGCAGGAAGTGGCTCCTCCTCGCCTCCATGCTCCTCTCCGTCCCCTTCGCCTGGCTGCTGCCCCGGGCGGGCGGCCTGCTGGCGGTGGCGACGCTGGTCCTCTTCGGCTTCAGCATCCTCTCCTCGTTCGCGGTCACCGTCGTCTACGGGCAGATGCTCCTGCCGGGCGACGTGGGCCTCGCCTCGGGCCTGATGATCGGCTTCAGCGCCGGCCTGGGCGGGCTGGGCGCGCTGGGGCTGGGCTGGCTGGCCGACCACGCGGGCCTGGGCGCCGTCTTCGCCGTGCTGGCCTGGCTGCCGCTGGCGGGTGCGCTCTTGACGCTACCGCTGCCGGACGAGCGGACGCTGGCCGCGGGGGAGGGGTAGGGGGCGGCGGCCCGGGGGCCGGCGCGGCGGCCGGGGAGTCCGGGAGCGCCGTTTCCTGCGGAGGAGGGTGATGCACCATGTCGCCGTACGGCGAGAGCGGCGAGCCGGAGGGCGCGCTCTGGGCGCGCC encodes:
- a CDS encoding MFS transporter; this encodes MEAALEQASPARRVPLPVWALSGAHLLNDLMIAGMVPALLPLYKAAFHLDYTRAGAVLVVSNVTSSVMQPLFGHLTDRVPRSWFLPLGATLSVTALALTGLAPSYAWVLLLVALSGVGSGVFHPEASRATHLAAGDARGAAQAALQVGGNLGVALGPLAVSLVVLRTGLHGLVGFLVLAAAAFLLAGSVLPWYGGLLRHEQASPTRSRGRNRPWALALLVLVVLARSLTQVGVSGYLPFLYQQRHVPLARGELLTFVFLLAGAAGTYLGGLLSDRIGRKWLLLASMLLSVPFAWLLPRAGGLLAVATLVLFGFSILSSFAVTVVYGQMLLPGDVGLASGLMIGFSAGLGGLGALGLGWLADHAGLGAVFAVLAWLPLAGALLTLPLPDERTLAAGEG